Genomic segment of Salvia hispanica cultivar TCC Black 2014 chromosome 2, UniMelb_Shisp_WGS_1.0, whole genome shotgun sequence:
TgttctaatcctatgaattaggatagaacaagaacaaGACAAGAACCCTATTCTCCCTAGTGCAAGGCACGAAAACCGAGGCAAAGAGGGAAAGAGAGAACGCCTATGATTGCGGCTAGGGTTTTGGGGAGGAGTTGTGAAATGTGTATTGTATATATTCTAGGGTTTCCACATCAcatcactatttataagaAGACTTGTTGGGCTAGAAAGAGGATCCATGGAGTGAATTAgatgttgggctcacccaatAGATAAATATctagttaaattaattaacccatgatttaatatattatccaatggaatattatgttgttccactaaagaaaaatagtgcactctcatctaaatcaccaaattatgAATAACTTGggttccattttattttacaatatttccCACGTTTAAGATTATATtaatccatcaatttaattctttgtcTCCTATGTGACTTGAATTAAATCAATTCTCCAAATAGTTTTTCtggtttgaaactttatttattattcatgaaataaaattcaaactgCAAagatttctgaataataaattcattttccaaacacctcttggggataatcataccacactagGCATGCGAATTCTATGCAATAACATtccaatattttcatgttattcaattactaccacccaagtaattaaacaatagaggagtaatattttgtcaaatgtaataaatttgattttcccTATTACATTCCAATGGGAAGATGTAATAAATGAACAACGTTAGGGAAGATGTAATAAATGAACAACGTTTACAGATTtcctacaaaagaaaataaaacgtCATACAAATATTCACAACGGTGGCTTGAAAGACGATCCGCCTCTCTTTTCCGTTCATTGCCACCATCAGAGATGAAGAAGTCAGCAACTTGAGTTGCATGCAAGGCTCTCTGACTGCAGTCCGCTCCTCACACGCGCTCTCACGCGCGCGTGCAAGCACTCATGGCTAGTGCACAATCAGAGCGCGAGTGTGCACGTGCAGtgacaaaattagaaatttaaagaagcCGGggctaaaatttaataaaagtgtAGCAAAACACGTCCTTGTTATATGCGGAAACCGAAAGAGGCTAGCCTTTATCCTGACGTATCCAAGATTATATTCGAAGTAGATATTatgagtagttttttttatatgaacaTAAATACATATGAATTATAaggatattataaaataaactaatagtactccatttgttcTTGAAATAACGTCTCAATTTGCTATTTTGTAATGTCCACAATTTAAAGtttcattcactttttttttcattttaggtaGTGAATCCCCACACTTTACTGAAAAAGTGGGATCTAcacttcaataaattttttcactactttctttcacattttttaactTATGCGGAATCAAATTGAGactctaaataaaaaacaaagggagtattattaaattaataatttatatataacatAATACAAATAAACTACTGGAGTACTATAATACAAGAAATGAATACaataagtatattattacatatgaagcaaaattttgagaattgtttttcttgaaattttaagaaataataataaaatataaaaatataataataactttCCGTCACactttttaaaactaatactccatacaTTAAGAAAATgtactattaaaatttattactagtgAATTCCCAATCAAATGAATCCCAAATTCCCAATCCATTTTTACGGAGTTCCAGTTTTGCTTCCTTTCTCCCTCCCAACACTCTCTCTTCTCTACTGCCCCAATTAATTCCTATCTCTCCCACAGCCTCGACTACTCCCCTATGTAAAATGGCGTACAGCACCGGCTAAGCCCCCGCTGGAGCGGGGGCTTGTCCTTAGCTGGACATAATATTGAGGTAATGTAAAATTGTTGcgattaaaaattaaaataaattgtctGCAGTAATTTCAGAAACATGATGCAGTAATTTATTGAGTTTCATTCTCTAATATATGTGGGTATAAATTCGCATAAATTATTCAGATGTGACaaaataatggagtactattttttaagaGTACAACATAGGAGCGAGTCTAATAGAATTAATAGTACATTTTACATACTCACTCtaaaccaaaaaatatcagatattgattataaaatcaatacatGATTGACAAGCACACGTCTCAAATCGACACGTCTCACAACCAAAACAAACACATTGCTCGCAACCCTCACATTTTGTAGCTCTGGGACATCCTCTGTTCACTTTCCGAGATTCTCGCTCCTCACCAACACTGCAACTCAATCTAGTATAAACACAatacacaaattaattaattaattaatgtacacacgatatttaatttatatgattaattacGTACGTATGATTTGGCATGTCGGAACAAGTCCAATCTGGTTTGAAAAGAGCGTCATGATAGATCTTGCAATGGTCCTTGGTTAGCATACTAAACCTACGCTCTTTGTCACACTGGGAGCATCGTATGAACTCGTCACGATGGATGAGTTGGCGCACCCCCCTCACGAAAGTATGCTTGTTATGCTTCAACAAACATGTTCTCCATAGCCCTATTTTAGTCCCATCCTTGCCAAACACCCATATCTGCCTATCCCACTTCTCGTGCGCGTTTATTTTTCCGGCGTGCTTTGCAAACTCCGCCGGGAATACTCTAACTGCACACACCCTAGTTAGCAATTAGCTAGCTAGGACAGGGCaacacacataaaaaaaatagtttgggAT
This window contains:
- the LOC125206227 gene encoding protein ULTRAPETALA 2-like, which codes for MFTEEEIGNFLGVLQVTPQFIEIECGSTNPRYGDTTGNLRVFSDGKVKVDCICRADCDKVRVFPAEFAKHAGKINAHEKWDRQIWVFGKDGTKIGLWRTCLLKHNKHTFVRGVRQLIHRDEFIRCSQCDKERRFSMLTKDHCKIYHDALFKPDWTCSDMPNHTYVINHIN